In Vigna radiata var. radiata cultivar VC1973A chromosome 3, Vradiata_ver6, whole genome shotgun sequence, the following proteins share a genomic window:
- the LOC106756991 gene encoding mannan endo-1,4-beta-mannosidase 1-like, with product MSFMMILCISLYVNCIDIPEKRIFAQRPKDFIKRNGTRFFLNGKPHYFNGFNAYWLMTFAADPSTSSKVTAVFQQASQHGLNLARTMAFNDGGYRALQTSPGIYDENVFRALDAVISEAGKYGIRLILSLVNNWKDLGGKNQYVQWAKQRGQNVSTEDDFFSNSMTKQFYKNHVKTVLTRKNTVTGLFYKDDPTIFSWELMNEPRSSDFSGKQVQDWVSEMAAYVKSIDNKHLLQVGLEGFYGNSMPERGLINPDGYHTGTDFISNNLVPEIDFSSIHAYPDEWMARFNQSHQDVFTEKWVSTHIEDAKNVVRKPILLTEFGLNKAFRGYSNGKRDRLYAKVYKWVYGSARQRGACAGSAFWQLFVEGMDNMADGYDIIFQRNPSTAKIIAQQSLRMSRIR from the exons ATGAGTTTTATGATGATCTTGTGCATCAGTCTATACGTCAATTGCATTGATATTCCTGAAAAAAGAATATTTGCCCAAAGACCTAAAGATTTCATTAAACGAAATGGCACCCGTTTTTTTCTAAATGGGAAGCCACACTACTTCAACGGATTCAATGCATATTGGCTAATGACTTTTGCAGCCGACCCATCTACAAGTTCTAAGGTCACTGCAGTTTTTCAACAAGCTTCCCAACATGGTTTAAACTTAGCAAGAACCATGGCATTCAATGATGGAGGTTACAGAGCCCTTCAAACTTCACCTGGTATTTACGACGAGAATGTTTTCAGG GCATTGGATGCTGTGATATCAGAAGCAGGAAAGTATGGGATACGATTGATTCTAAGCCTGGTAAATAATTGGAAAGATTTGGGTGGAAAGAATCAGTATGTTCAATGGGCAAAACAACGTGGTCAGAACGTAAGCACTGAAGATGACTTCTTCTCTAACTCCATGACTAAGCAATTCTACAAAAATCATGTCAAG ACAGTGCTCACAAGAAAAAACACAGTGACTGGATTATTCTACAAGGATGACCCCACCATTTTTTCGTGGGAGCTCATGAATGAACCTCGTTCTTCAGACTTTTCCGGGAAACAAGTTCAG GATTGGGTGAGTGAGATGGCTGCTTATGTGAAGTCCATTGACAACAAACACTTACTGCAAGTAGGGCTTGAAGGGTTTTATGGTAATTCAATGCCAGAAAGAGGACTGATCAATCCTGATGGATACCATACAGGAACCGATTTCATTTCTAACAACCTAGTTCCTGAAATCGATTTTTCTTCCATTCATGCTTACCCTGATGAATG GATGGCGCGGTTTAACCAATCACATCAAGATGTCTTCACTGAAAAATGGGTTAGCACGCATATTGAAGATGCAAAAAATGTTGTACGAAAGCCCATTCTTCTTACGGAGTTTGGGTTAAATAAAGCATTTCGAGGATACAGCAATGGTAAAAGGGACCGATTGTATGCAAAAGTTTACAAATGGGTATACGGCAGCGCTAGGCAGAGGGGAGCATGTGCTGGTTCAGCTTTTTGGCAACTATTTGTTGAAGGAATGGATAACATGGCTGATGGTTATGATATCATCTTTCAACGGAATCCTTCCACTGCCAAAATCATCGCCCAACAATCTTTAAGGATGTCTCGTATTCGATAG